The following proteins are encoded in a genomic region of Opitutus sp.:
- a CDS encoding acetylxylan esterase has protein sequence MDTCGCISGGGYENHTRHADGGPAGWGGFGQIDEPIEDQWTFHAVSAVVRAHSLLRSFHQVDPARIGVTGVSWGGYLTCIAAGIDHRFAFAAPVYGCGFLTENSTWLGEFEK, from the coding sequence ATGGACACCTGCGGCTGCATCAGCGGAGGCGGCTACGAAAACCATACCCGCCATGCGGATGGCGGCCCTGCCGGTTGGGGCGGGTTTGGTCAGATCGATGAACCCATCGAAGATCAGTGGACATTCCATGCCGTGTCGGCGGTGGTCAGGGCGCACTCGCTGCTCCGATCCTTCCATCAGGTGGACCCAGCAAGGATCGGCGTCACTGGTGTTTCCTGGGGCGGATACCTGACATGCATTGCCGCCGGGATCGATCATCGGTTCGCTTTCGCCGCGCCGGTTTATGGCTGCGGATTCCTGACTGAGAATTCGACGTGGCTGGGGGAGTTTGAAAAATGA
- a CDS encoding carbohydrate-binding family 9-like protein: protein MSDSQTTQAGGCDPVAPMEKHLHCPNTEDCCLTDWMDRPPGDEPVLIMRQAWKTHSDLIGGNVRLAWNGESLLIHATLPDRDIFNPVTEFNEPAYLKGDVFEIFLRPVSQAAYYELHISPSNQHYQARFPKNLAEAQEGEIIRSKPVTVPLKSVVRIDRPNERWEVFAEIPLDAISENSIQPGSQLLASFSRYDYTRTADGMTQELYSTSLHKKLSFHRQQEWTLVTLGF from the coding sequence ATGTCTGATTCTCAAACAACCCAAGCCGGAGGATGTGATCCGGTTGCTCCCATGGAAAAGCATCTGCACTGCCCAAATACCGAGGACTGTTGTTTGACGGACTGGATGGACCGCCCGCCAGGTGACGAGCCCGTCTTGATCATGCGGCAGGCGTGGAAGACGCATTCTGACCTCATAGGAGGCAACGTGCGCCTGGCCTGGAATGGGGAAAGTCTTTTGATTCACGCCACGCTGCCCGACCGGGATATTTTCAACCCAGTGACAGAGTTCAACGAACCCGCCTACCTCAAAGGCGATGTATTTGAGATTTTCCTTCGTCCGGTTTCACAGGCCGCCTATTACGAGTTGCACATCTCACCGTCCAACCAACATTACCAAGCTCGGTTTCCGAAGAACTTGGCGGAAGCGCAAGAGGGCGAGATCATTCGCTCTAAACCCGTCACCGTGCCCCTCAAAAGTGTCGTTCGCATCGACCGTCCGAATGAACGGTGGGAGGTTTTTGCAGAAATCCCTTTAGACGCGATTTCAGAGAATTCGATCCAACCCGGATCGCAGCTGCTCGCTTCATTTTCCCGCTACGACTACACACGAACGGCGGATGGTATGACCCAGGAGCTTTACTCGACCTCACTACACAAGAAACTCTCCTTCCATCGGCAGCAGGAGTGGACGCTGGTTACCCTTGGATTCTAA
- a CDS encoding FAD-dependent oxidoreductase — MSKSHYDLCVVGAGSGGIGAALAGARAGLSVLLVEKSDTLGGNAVRGGVHNWEPGVGGTDFPYEIYRRLRAIPGAVTITKMGRHCCAPAPGKPAYPGGEVLPDPLARYADSLQRHSLKELSLLEKFGPQTLFRAVVFEPHAYSSVVGEMLAETGNCTILMETAFRDVCVQEGRITSLVLDNGDVVKASFYVDGTADAKLCQAAGCTLMRGQEGREAFGEPDAPEQPSSKVNAVTLIYRVKPRDEVAIDPLPPDVPSDCWWQARFPASLNSSYPNGDLNINMLPTMQGEEFLRLGYPAAYTECRRRVLAHWHYLQTRPDFPEFQRYTISWIAPALGVRETVRVVGEYVLTQYDLMAGLSRQEHPDIITIADHALDRHGDSGGCVELKEPYGVPYRCLLPKGINNLLVACRGASFSSIAASSCRLSRTMMALGHAAGTACALAKEKSLSLREVPASELRRCLRKEHVELEWPRPIVETERLINSQAQSVEKPLYV; from the coding sequence ATGTCCAAATCTCATTACGATCTCTGCGTGGTTGGCGCTGGCAGCGGGGGCATTGGAGCTGCGCTGGCCGGAGCCCGAGCGGGCTTGTCGGTTTTACTGGTGGAGAAGTCAGACACGCTCGGCGGCAACGCTGTCCGGGGCGGGGTTCACAATTGGGAGCCGGGGGTGGGCGGGACGGATTTTCCGTATGAGATTTACCGCCGTCTGCGTGCGATTCCGGGAGCGGTGACGATCACTAAAATGGGTCGCCATTGCTGCGCGCCGGCACCCGGCAAGCCAGCTTATCCGGGAGGCGAGGTTTTGCCTGATCCTCTCGCCCGCTACGCCGATTCTTTGCAGAGGCACTCGCTCAAGGAACTTTCGTTACTAGAAAAATTTGGCCCGCAGACTCTGTTCCGGGCCGTAGTGTTTGAGCCACATGCCTACTCAAGTGTTGTGGGCGAAATGCTCGCGGAAACGGGCAACTGCACAATTCTCATGGAAACCGCCTTTCGCGATGTGTGCGTGCAGGAAGGTCGTATCACGAGTCTCGTGCTGGACAACGGAGACGTGGTGAAGGCTTCGTTTTACGTCGATGGCACCGCCGACGCCAAGCTCTGTCAGGCCGCTGGCTGCACACTGATGCGTGGCCAGGAAGGACGGGAGGCCTTTGGCGAGCCTGACGCGCCGGAACAACCCTCTTCTAAGGTGAATGCCGTGACTCTCATCTATCGGGTCAAGCCCCGCGATGAGGTAGCGATTGATCCGCTGCCGCCGGATGTTCCTTCGGACTGCTGGTGGCAGGCCCGTTTCCCTGCTTCCCTCAATTCCTCCTACCCGAACGGTGACCTGAATATCAACATGCTGCCGACGATGCAGGGCGAGGAGTTTCTGCGGCTCGGTTACCCTGCGGCTTACACCGAGTGCCGCCGCCGCGTGCTCGCCCACTGGCATTACCTCCAGACGCGCCCGGATTTTCCCGAGTTCCAGCGTTACACGATCTCCTGGATCGCGCCGGCGCTGGGCGTTCGCGAGACCGTGCGCGTGGTGGGAGAATACGTTTTGACCCAGTATGACCTGATGGCCGGACTCAGCCGGCAGGAGCATCCGGACATTATCACGATCGCCGACCACGCACTGGATCGTCACGGCGATAGTGGGGGATGTGTGGAGTTAAAGGAACCCTACGGCGTTCCCTACCGCTGCCTGCTGCCCAAGGGAATCAACAACCTTCTCGTCGCCTGTCGCGGTGCGAGTTTCAGCTCCATCGCCGCCTCGAGTTGCCGGCTCTCCCGCACGATGATGGCACTAGGCCACGCCGCCGGAACAGCCTGCGCGCTGGCCAAGGAAAAATCCTTATCGTTGCGCGAAGTGCCCGCTAGCGAGCTGCGGCGCTGCCTCCGCAAGGAACATGTCGAACTCGAATGGCCCCGCCCTATCGTTGAAACAGAACGTCTGATTAATTCGCAGGCCCAAAGCGTAGAAAAACCTCTTTATGTCTGA
- a CDS encoding SDR family oxidoreductase, which produces MKNTQPTVIITGASGGYGAGIAETFTQRGYRVWITARNGKKLEEVASRIGATAIVADATNSADWDRVIKTVLDAAGRIDALVNNAGAAGRIAPTAELTDEEIVQTLSLNLTSVILGSRRVSAVMSAQGSGTIVNISSVCAKYSWPGWSIYSAAKAGVERFSKGLYLEVRTSGVRVTTLTPSWGATDFCDVSGIGGHPAMDPAVRAKCTHPLELGKIVADIVETPAHLGILELTVVPTVQEIMPL; this is translated from the coding sequence ATGAAAAACACACAACCCACCGTCATCATCACGGGCGCCTCTGGCGGCTACGGAGCCGGGATCGCCGAAACCTTCACTCAGCGCGGCTATCGCGTCTGGATCACCGCCCGAAACGGAAAGAAACTTGAGGAGGTCGCATCGCGTATCGGCGCTACCGCCATTGTCGCGGATGCCACCAACTCCGCCGATTGGGATCGCGTCATCAAGACCGTGCTCGATGCCGCTGGCCGCATCGACGCGCTGGTCAATAATGCCGGGGCCGCCGGGCGCATCGCCCCGACGGCGGAACTGACCGACGAGGAGATCGTCCAAACGCTGAGCCTGAATCTCACCAGCGTGATTCTTGGTAGTCGCCGCGTGTCTGCCGTGATGTCCGCTCAAGGCTCGGGAACCATCGTCAATATCTCCAGCGTCTGCGCGAAATACTCCTGGCCGGGCTGGTCGATCTACTCCGCCGCCAAGGCCGGGGTGGAGCGTTTCAGCAAGGGGCTCTATCTCGAAGTGCGGACGAGCGGCGTGCGCGTCACGACGCTTACTCCTTCCTGGGGTGCCACGGATTTCTGCGATGTCTCAGGCATCGGCGGACACCCGGCGATGGATCCCGCCGTGCGCGCCAAATGCACCCATCCGCTGGAACTCGGTAAAATCGTGGCCGACATCGTCGAGACGCCCGCCCACTTGGGCATCCTCGAGCTCACGGTGGTTCCGACCGTGCAGGAAATCATGCCGCTCTGA
- a CDS encoding sugar phosphate isomerase/epimerase, giving the protein MMLPGLVSITFRKLSPRQIVSLCRENQLKAIEWGGDVHIPHGDQTAAAEIRELMRQNNLISAAYGSYYRLAVSPHQGLPFSSVLASAVALDTKAIRVWAGTRGSADADANWRGRVIDDALRCADLAAAEGIRICYEFHGGTLTDTVESACDLLAETQHPFIKTLWQPPHGRPLDECLSSLRLLAPRLHHVHAFHWWPDPSHRLPLREGSVRWAAYIATLRSSGCDPDILLEFVPNDDPAALIDDAVVLRELLIAN; this is encoded by the coding sequence ATCATGTTGCCAGGACTCGTCTCAATCACTTTTCGCAAGCTGTCCCCAAGACAGATCGTCTCACTTTGCCGGGAAAACCAACTCAAGGCCATCGAGTGGGGAGGGGATGTGCATATCCCCCATGGTGATCAAACTGCTGCCGCAGAAATTCGGGAACTGATGCGTCAGAATAATCTTATTTCGGCAGCCTACGGTTCCTATTATCGATTGGCGGTAAGCCCCCATCAGGGACTCCCCTTTTCCAGTGTCCTCGCCTCTGCCGTTGCACTGGACACCAAGGCGATCCGGGTCTGGGCGGGAACCCGGGGATCGGCGGACGCTGATGCAAACTGGCGCGGGCGAGTCATTGACGACGCCTTGCGCTGCGCTGATCTCGCTGCGGCGGAGGGTATTCGCATTTGCTACGAATTTCACGGCGGCACGCTCACGGACACGGTCGAATCCGCCTGCGATCTGCTTGCTGAAACGCAGCATCCATTCATCAAAACCCTTTGGCAGCCTCCGCACGGACGTCCGCTTGACGAATGTCTTTCCAGCCTTCGCCTTCTGGCTCCGCGGCTCCATCATGTGCATGCATTCCACTGGTGGCCGGATCCTTCGCACCGTCTTCCACTGCGTGAAGGTTCAGTTCGCTGGGCTGCCTACATTGCTACACTCCGTTCGTCTGGCTGCGACCCGGATATTCTTCTGGAATTCGTCCCCAACGATGATCCGGCAGCCTTGATCGATGACGCCGTTGTTTTGCGCGAGCTTCTGATAGCCAATTAA
- a CDS encoding hydroxyacid dehydrogenase, whose product MTSPTALLLGIPGYLPLAYPDDLRVAIGKLVHLLPEPIEGAKWKMHTAALAEADVIFATWGMPKLDGEFLAAAPRLRAVFYAAGSVKGFATPEAYKRGIVISSAWQANAIPVAEYALSTILLGLKGFWISQRISREGHFRHQQFFLPGAFRSTVGLVSLGAIGKLVAGHLAKHEVKVLAYDPIVSAATAASFGVTLVSLEELFAQSHVVSLHAPWLPETEKMINAALLRSMPARAAIINTSRGALIDERDLCDVLAERTDLTAILDVTYPEPPLPDSPLRTLPNVVLTPHIAGSIGGEIARMGFWMKDELALYLAGQPLRHAVSEEMLARMA is encoded by the coding sequence ATGACTTCACCAACTGCTCTTCTGCTGGGAATTCCTGGCTATCTGCCGCTTGCTTATCCCGACGACCTCCGCGTCGCGATTGGCAAACTTGTTCACCTACTCCCTGAACCTATCGAGGGCGCCAAATGGAAAATGCACACGGCGGCGCTTGCTGAGGCGGACGTGATCTTTGCCACGTGGGGAATGCCCAAGCTGGATGGGGAATTTCTCGCGGCGGCGCCCCGTTTGCGGGCGGTGTTTTATGCCGCAGGCTCGGTGAAGGGATTCGCCACGCCGGAGGCCTACAAGCGGGGAATCGTGATTTCCAGCGCCTGGCAGGCCAACGCCATTCCAGTGGCGGAATACGCACTCTCCACCATTCTGCTCGGCCTGAAAGGATTCTGGATCAGCCAGCGCATCTCGCGGGAGGGACACTTTCGACATCAGCAGTTTTTTCTGCCCGGCGCATTCCGTTCCACGGTCGGGCTGGTTTCCCTTGGTGCCATCGGAAAACTCGTTGCCGGCCATCTGGCAAAACACGAAGTCAAAGTCCTCGCCTACGATCCGATTGTGAGTGCGGCCACCGCCGCTTCGTTTGGCGTTACATTGGTTTCCTTGGAGGAACTTTTTGCACAAAGCCATGTGGTGAGCCTGCACGCGCCTTGGTTGCCGGAGACTGAAAAAATGATCAACGCTGCCTTGCTCCGTTCGATGCCTGCCCGGGCGGCGATCATCAACACCTCGCGTGGGGCTTTGATCGATGAGCGCGATCTCTGCGACGTCCTCGCCGAGCGCACCGATCTCACGGCGATTCTCGATGTAACTTACCCCGAACCACCCCTTCCAGACTCACCCTTGAGAACATTGCCCAATGTCGTTCTCACGCCGCACATCGCGGGAAGCATCGGCGGCGAGATAGCACGCATGGGATTCTGGATGAAAGACGAACTCGCACTCTATCTCGCAGGCCAACCTCTCCGCCATGCCGTCTCCGAGGAGATGCTTGCCCGCATGGCCTAA
- a CDS encoding heparinase II/III family protein: MPVSGGDAIIEPFWDRSLGAWPKWKVLGDNPKFQVVHQWSRVVLNWNAEAAGEGAVLARSYAGAGVDLFPYSQLVLSAGFTKGTKVTLTATTPAGNVTKEFVCEVGFTDQFVLPLPQGATHLNKVEVSLGAAENGPVSGSVLWLGLRDPQVAEIEAARWKRFSEQPMDVFLRKEPEPSSAAPLYNLLASKVGFEEAQTRAKEAGLKPIAVEPRITLEPHLSGASNQNLYGRRTKSPNRIGQTFAITKGDGTKGSISLLDAAQKAALVSDKEGLREVAKAAIQLALIPHWDADFITAFPDGSWDQRCFVQSQVCEALSVALDLAGSWITPAGQALIVRRLAEDGLGNINYNVWKYPYIFTCNQLAAFSPGRLAAYALLEKQSYWGHVEPYTDLAFAELNESLGKIFLPDGGFPEGSGYLAYTLETALPAIAIYANARGKLYSEMLPPLLGKTDDYIEALRSTADPTKLVLVGDAQGGPFASLSPSVLSVMSKIRPGGASARMLAGTSPSQRLGMNLWALPSPDLTGVEATFYEPFILLPHNGIAASCRKNGELLSKLIVVGGPAKAGHNHEDRGSFVLEFAGETFAADPGGLTYSDATAQAMKHAQNHNMLVPVVKTGNRPGASNPARVAVIPEATGDATAFNATINSGVLWPSFYKSWKRTFTSPSASEITITDDYELNKADGVEFLWHTPLTVTNENGQVIINGARGRALITPPAGTTVEIIPSRMLGTRDLSTIRFRNNAPTGKLETKIHLEPLN, from the coding sequence GTGCCCGTGTCCGGCGGCGATGCGATCATTGAGCCGTTCTGGGATCGCAGTCTGGGTGCATGGCCGAAGTGGAAGGTTCTCGGAGACAATCCCAAATTCCAAGTGGTGCACCAATGGTCGCGGGTCGTGTTGAATTGGAATGCGGAGGCAGCCGGGGAGGGGGCTGTGCTCGCGCGCAGTTACGCCGGAGCCGGAGTGGATCTTTTTCCTTATTCCCAGCTTGTGCTGAGTGCGGGATTTACGAAAGGAACCAAGGTCACCCTCACCGCCACAACGCCTGCGGGGAATGTCACCAAGGAGTTCGTGTGCGAGGTTGGTTTCACGGACCAGTTCGTTCTTCCCCTTCCGCAGGGGGCGACGCATCTGAACAAAGTGGAGGTATCTCTGGGTGCCGCCGAAAACGGCCCCGTGTCCGGCTCCGTTCTCTGGCTCGGACTGCGTGACCCTCAGGTCGCAGAAATCGAGGCGGCGCGTTGGAAGCGGTTTTCCGAGCAACCCATGGACGTGTTCCTGCGCAAGGAACCCGAGCCGTCCAGCGCGGCACCACTCTATAACCTCCTCGCTTCGAAGGTAGGATTTGAAGAGGCGCAGACAAGAGCCAAAGAAGCGGGACTCAAACCGATTGCCGTGGAACCTCGCATCACGCTGGAACCGCACCTCTCAGGTGCCTCGAATCAAAACCTCTATGGCCGTCGCACGAAAAGCCCGAACCGGATAGGCCAGACCTTTGCGATAACCAAGGGGGATGGCACCAAGGGGAGCATCAGCTTGCTAGACGCTGCGCAGAAGGCGGCCTTGGTCAGTGATAAGGAGGGCCTGCGTGAGGTGGCCAAGGCGGCCATTCAGCTCGCCCTGATTCCGCATTGGGATGCTGATTTTATCACGGCGTTTCCGGACGGTTCGTGGGATCAGCGTTGTTTCGTCCAATCCCAAGTCTGCGAGGCGCTTTCGGTGGCGCTCGATCTGGCGGGATCGTGGATCACTCCCGCCGGGCAAGCCTTGATCGTCCGCCGTCTGGCCGAGGATGGCCTGGGAAACATCAATTACAACGTCTGGAAATATCCCTACATTTTCACCTGCAACCAGCTCGCCGCCTTTTCACCGGGACGTCTGGCGGCCTATGCCTTGCTCGAAAAGCAGTCATACTGGGGGCACGTCGAACCCTACACCGATCTCGCGTTTGCGGAACTGAATGAGAGCCTGGGGAAAATTTTCCTGCCCGACGGAGGTTTTCCGGAAGGCTCCGGATATCTGGCCTACACCCTCGAAACAGCTCTTCCGGCGATTGCCATTTATGCCAATGCACGTGGCAAGCTTTATAGCGAGATGCTGCCGCCGCTGCTGGGAAAAACCGACGATTACATCGAGGCACTCCGCAGCACGGCGGACCCGACGAAGCTTGTTCTGGTTGGCGACGCCCAGGGAGGTCCTTTCGCGTCGTTGAGCCCTTCGGTGCTGAGCGTCATGAGCAAGATCCGCCCAGGCGGCGCGTCTGCGCGAATGCTTGCCGGCACGAGCCCTTCGCAGCGCCTGGGTATGAATCTCTGGGCCTTGCCATCGCCGGATTTGACCGGCGTGGAGGCCACATTCTATGAGCCATTCATTCTCCTTCCCCACAACGGCATCGCGGCCTCTTGCCGCAAGAATGGAGAACTCCTGAGCAAACTCATCGTCGTTGGTGGACCGGCCAAAGCGGGACACAATCATGAGGATCGCGGTAGCTTTGTGCTCGAGTTTGCCGGCGAAACTTTCGCGGCCGATCCGGGTGGCTTGACCTATTCCGACGCCACGGCACAGGCGATGAAGCACGCGCAGAACCACAATATGCTCGTTCCCGTGGTCAAAACCGGCAACCGCCCAGGCGCCAGCAACCCGGCACGTGTCGCCGTCATTCCCGAAGCCACCGGCGATGCCACCGCCTTCAACGCCACGATCAACTCTGGCGTCCTCTGGCCCAGTTTTTACAAATCATGGAAACGCACTTTCACTTCTCCATCTGCGAGCGAAATCACCATCACGGATGATTACGAACTGAACAAAGCCGATGGTGTCGAGTTCCTCTGGCACACGCCCCTGACCGTCACAAATGAAAATGGCCAAGTCATCATCAACGGAGCACGAGGTCGCGCGCTCATCACACCGCCTGCTGGCACAACCGTTGAAATAATTCCAAGCCGCATGCTCGGCACGAGGGACCTTTCCACCATCCGCTTTCGTAACAACGCCCCGACCGGAAAGCTTGAGACGAAGATCCACCTGGAGCCCCTCAATTGA
- a CDS encoding glycoside hydrolase family 130 protein: MNLKISRSPLIRHPKNPILSPEDMPFPCYTVFNAGAILHEGEVILLLRVEDLTRATNFYVARSRDGIKFTVETEPVNYPMRPIEAAHDAHRFDMRVTKIDGRIIVMHAVWLTGYGSCIATCETKDFKTFTPFPHLSVPSNRNAVLFPEKINGLYARLERPQDVNGTGRMWVSYSPDLEFWGRSSPIPIPKTNWQLKKSGAGAIPIKTRAGWLEIYHGTCMTASTENYFLGAVLLDLEDPSKIIAAPRNMILAAETPYECVGQVPNVVFTGGAVEMPDGRLLVYYGGADTRMCVAETTVERMLEFCLAAR; encoded by the coding sequence ATGAACCTCAAAATCAGTCGCTCGCCCCTCATACGCCACCCGAAAAATCCGATCCTCAGTCCCGAGGATATGCCGTTTCCCTGCTACACCGTCTTCAATGCCGGCGCCATCCTGCACGAAGGCGAGGTGATCCTGTTGCTGCGCGTCGAAGACCTCACACGCGCGACAAACTTTTATGTCGCCCGCAGTCGCGATGGCATAAAATTCACGGTGGAGACCGAACCGGTAAATTACCCGATGCGCCCGATCGAGGCGGCGCATGACGCGCACCGCTTCGACATGCGCGTCACCAAAATTGATGGCCGCATCATTGTCATGCACGCGGTGTGGCTCACCGGCTATGGCTCCTGCATCGCCACTTGCGAGACCAAAGATTTCAAGACATTCACCCCGTTCCCGCATCTCTCCGTGCCGTCGAACCGCAATGCCGTGCTGTTCCCGGAAAAGATCAACGGTCTCTACGCCCGCTTGGAGCGTCCGCAGGATGTGAACGGCACAGGTCGGATGTGGGTCAGCTACTCGCCCGACCTCGAGTTCTGGGGGCGCTCGTCGCCGATCCCGATTCCGAAAACCAACTGGCAGCTCAAGAAAAGCGGTGCGGGCGCCATCCCGATCAAGACCCGCGCCGGTTGGCTCGAGATCTATCACGGCACCTGCATGACCGCCTCCACCGAAAACTACTTCCTCGGAGCCGTACTGCTCGATCTGGAGGATCCCTCGAAGATCATCGCCGCGCCGCGCAACATGATCCTTGCCGCAGAGACCCCTTACGAATGCGTGGGCCAAGTGCCCAATGTCGTCTTCACCGGCGGCGCAGTGGAAATGCCCGACGGTCGCCTGCTGGTTTACTACGGCGGAGCCGACACGCGCATGTGCGTCGCGGAGACGACGGTTGAGCGCATGCTCGAGTTCTGTCTCGCAGCGCGTTGA